Proteins found in one Bremerella volcania genomic segment:
- a CDS encoding CHAT domain-containing tetratricopeptide repeat protein, which yields MRGLTLTCLVVFLASFQASVVAQAPNASKEEKSSDEHHLEGAARLDSRVKELISAGELQEASKLAQEALAIRKTVLGEKDLETAKSYSLLGAISYRQGDYLEARCYAEEGLSIMGDVLGEDHVVVARSHNSLGRLLKDVGELSAAQFHFEKALRIREKVHGDNHADTAETLDQLGLCFKRQGNLPAARSNYERALQIRKKVLGEEHPDTIALLSKLGVLLSAQGDYAASRMYHEQALEIREKVLGENHAETAMSISNLGITLQEQGKYEEALQYHQRALKIREKLWGENHAETAKSLRNLGSVHQDQGKYEEALGYYQRALKIQSEVFGEEHLVTASTLNDLGTLYSTQRDFAAAERCYEKALSIKSRILGEEHAETVFSINNLGNLHSLMGDLQTARGYFEQALEIRIKVHGEEHPNTALSLNNLGTVYHDLGEFSAARDCLVRALAIRRKSLGENHPDTAFSLHGLGAFHSSHGDFATALSFHKKALEIREKVLGRNHPDVALSLNSLGMLGISHGDYDAARLHLEEALAIRTSVYGEQHTLTAESLHNLGFLSETEGDFASALSFYEKVLKIQLSALGNEHPAVAVLFSNIGTVYSHQGEYVAARLYLEQALRIQKKVLGEGHFATAPTLCNLGALIYKYGDCDAARPYYDEALKIHENAYGTGHPYTSSLRSNLSMVLQAQGEWQEALTTVDKARHDSLKFVTGVLASLGSESQSKFIFTQTGEFHGALSLGYVNRNEPLAVEYSAGWLINGKGLSTDSIAARQLLERDSNDPRVKNAVEKLSKTRRELATLTMATPSLNQDDARHRAMATLTRSERELSQQVAQIVGGSMRTTEWVELEHVRNDLPKGQTFVNIARIPILDFKAIRDESRWSVERYLAWLIPASGEGEVQLVDLGPAVEIDSQVEQLRSLVNRSDNEQQLTEMLDRIAQQIWKPIAEKLSAHTQGIILSPDGALWLLPWNALPTEDDRFLIEDYSLRFVVSGRELVQGPTEYSQSKPIVFADPTFDLAPDKTRDAVEALFRDESFDWDAHRGVVSQTALGKVRPLPNTRVEAALISPSLETITAHEPVSYLGQYALETVVKRVERPRMLVLSTHGFFLPDQQVKPDDRQAMLADGSRSSALLTVDGKPVENPLLRCGMLFAGCNQPAAGADDGVLTGMEIVGMDLRGTELVVLSACETGVGDVRNGEGVAGLRQAFQLAGAQGVVSTLWSVPDRDSAIIMNDFFAGLAEGKSKAEALRSAQLKRIESRRERYGTAHPFYWAAWTLTGS from the coding sequence GTGCGTGGATTAACTTTGACTTGCTTGGTGGTCTTCTTGGCGTCATTTCAGGCATCGGTGGTGGCCCAGGCCCCTAACGCTTCGAAAGAAGAAAAGAGTAGTGACGAACATCACCTTGAAGGGGCCGCGAGACTAGATAGTCGCGTTAAAGAGTTGATTTCGGCGGGAGAATTGCAGGAAGCGAGTAAGCTTGCGCAGGAGGCATTGGCTATCCGAAAAACGGTACTTGGCGAAAAAGATCTCGAAACCGCCAAGTCATACAGCCTTCTAGGTGCAATCTCCTACCGTCAAGGCGACTATCTGGAGGCGCGTTGCTATGCGGAAGAAGGCCTAAGCATTATGGGAGATGTGCTGGGCGAAGATCATGTCGTTGTGGCCAGGTCTCACAACTCATTAGGCCGTTTGCTAAAGGACGTCGGTGAGCTTTCCGCCGCACAATTTCACTTCGAGAAGGCACTCAGAATCCGGGAAAAAGTTCATGGAGACAATCATGCGGATACCGCGGAAACCCTGGATCAGTTAGGACTTTGTTTCAAGAGGCAAGGCAACCTGCCGGCCGCCCGATCCAACTATGAAAGGGCGCTCCAGATACGAAAAAAAGTGCTCGGAGAAGAACACCCGGACACGATAGCACTTCTGAGCAAGTTAGGAGTGCTGCTTAGTGCTCAGGGAGATTATGCCGCCTCGCGAATGTATCATGAGCAAGCGTTGGAAATTCGTGAAAAAGTCCTTGGCGAGAATCACGCCGAGACCGCGATGTCGATAAGTAATCTTGGTATAACTCTGCAAGAACAGGGGAAATACGAGGAAGCACTGCAATATCATCAGCGGGCATTGAAAATACGTGAAAAGCTTTGGGGTGAGAACCACGCTGAGACCGCGAAGTCATTAAGAAATCTCGGTTCTGTTCACCAAGATCAGGGGAAATACGAGGAAGCATTAGGGTATTATCAGCGAGCATTGAAGATTCAAAGTGAAGTGTTTGGTGAAGAACATCTCGTCACAGCGTCTACGCTGAACGACTTGGGTACCTTGTATAGCACTCAGCGTGACTTCGCGGCTGCGGAACGCTGTTATGAAAAAGCATTGTCAATTAAGTCAAGAATATTAGGTGAAGAACATGCTGAGACGGTATTTTCGATTAACAATCTTGGCAATCTGCATAGCTTAATGGGGGACTTGCAGACTGCTCGGGGTTATTTCGAGCAAGCTTTAGAGATACGTATCAAGGTTCATGGCGAGGAACATCCGAATACGGCTTTATCACTCAATAATCTGGGCACTGTGTATCACGATCTGGGCGAGTTTTCGGCTGCTCGCGATTGTCTCGTAAGAGCTTTGGCGATAAGAAGAAAGTCGCTTGGTGAAAACCATCCTGATACGGCGTTTTCTCTTCATGGACTAGGTGCATTTCATAGCAGCCACGGCGACTTTGCCACCGCATTGTCATTTCATAAGAAAGCCCTTGAGATTCGAGAAAAAGTACTCGGGCGAAATCACCCTGACGTCGCGCTATCGCTCAATAGCTTGGGAATGCTTGGGATTAGTCATGGCGATTATGACGCCGCTCGCCTCCATTTGGAGGAAGCGCTGGCAATTCGGACATCGGTATACGGTGAACAGCACACCTTGACGGCAGAGTCGCTCCATAATCTTGGTTTTTTGAGCGAGACTGAAGGGGACTTTGCATCCGCACTGTCCTTCTACGAAAAGGTGTTGAAAATTCAATTGTCGGCCTTGGGAAACGAGCACCCTGCCGTTGCCGTATTGTTCAGCAATATCGGCACTGTTTACAGCCATCAAGGTGAGTATGTTGCCGCGAGGCTCTATCTTGAACAGGCCTTGAGAATTCAGAAGAAGGTGCTCGGTGAAGGCCATTTTGCAACGGCACCAACCCTTTGCAATTTAGGTGCTCTGATATACAAGTACGGTGATTGTGACGCTGCACGTCCCTACTATGACGAAGCTTTGAAAATTCATGAAAATGCTTATGGGACAGGGCACCCATACACTTCTTCGTTGCGAAGCAACTTGAGTATGGTGCTACAGGCCCAAGGTGAATGGCAAGAAGCCTTGACGACGGTAGACAAAGCACGGCATGACTCGTTGAAGTTTGTTACGGGGGTTCTTGCCTCGTTAGGTTCGGAGTCACAATCGAAGTTTATATTCACGCAGACCGGCGAATTTCATGGCGCGCTGTCTTTGGGCTATGTCAACCGAAATGAACCGTTGGCGGTAGAATACTCAGCAGGCTGGCTAATCAATGGGAAGGGGCTTTCGACGGATTCAATCGCAGCTCGTCAACTGCTAGAGCGAGACTCGAACGATCCGAGGGTAAAAAATGCCGTTGAGAAGCTTAGCAAGACGCGTCGAGAACTGGCAACGCTCACGATGGCGACTCCTAGCTTGAATCAAGATGACGCTCGCCATAGGGCAATGGCCACTCTTACTCGGAGCGAACGCGAGCTAAGTCAACAGGTTGCTCAGATCGTTGGCGGCTCGATGAGAACGACCGAGTGGGTTGAATTAGAACACGTCCGCAACGATTTACCGAAAGGACAAACGTTTGTCAACATTGCCAGAATACCCATCCTCGACTTTAAAGCAATTCGAGACGAGTCTCGGTGGAGTGTAGAACGATATCTTGCGTGGCTAATCCCGGCGTCTGGCGAAGGAGAGGTTCAACTAGTCGATCTTGGACCGGCCGTCGAAATTGACTCGCAGGTCGAACAGCTTCGCAGCCTGGTTAACCGTTCTGATAATGAGCAACAACTGACAGAAATGCTTGATCGAATAGCTCAGCAAATCTGGAAGCCGATCGCGGAGAAGCTATCTGCCCACACCCAAGGGATCATCCTGAGCCCCGACGGAGCATTGTGGTTATTGCCTTGGAACGCACTGCCCACTGAGGACGATCGTTTTCTTATTGAAGACTATTCACTGCGATTCGTTGTCAGTGGTCGTGAGTTGGTGCAAGGCCCTACGGAGTATAGCCAATCCAAGCCAATTGTATTCGCCGATCCTACGTTCGATCTGGCACCGGATAAGACACGTGACGCGGTTGAGGCGCTCTTTCGTGATGAATCTTTCGACTGGGATGCCCATCGCGGAGTGGTTTCGCAGACGGCTCTTGGAAAGGTGCGTCCACTTCCCAACACGCGCGTCGAAGCCGCACTCATCTCGCCGAGTCTCGAAACGATCACGGCGCACGAACCGGTTTCGTACCTCGGACAGTACGCCCTGGAAACCGTCGTGAAGCGGGTCGAACGGCCGCGCATGCTGGTCCTCAGCACGCATGGTTTCTTCTTGCCTGATCAACAGGTGAAACCGGACGATCGCCAAGCGATGCTGGCCGATGGTTCGCGTTCTTCCGCGCTGTTAACGGTCGATGGCAAACCGGTCGAGAACCCCCTGCTCCGCTGCGGGATGCTGTTTGCCGGCTGCAATCAACCGGCCGCCGGTGCGGACGATGGCGTGCTTACCGGGATGGAGATCGTCGGTATGGATCTGCGTGGCACCGAGCTCGTCGTGCTGAGTGCCTGTGAAACGGGGGTTGGTGACGTGCGTAACGGCGAAGGGGTCGCCGGCCTTCGCCAGGCGTTTCAACTAGCCGGCGCCCAGGGGGTTGTCTCGACCTTATGGAGCGTCCCCGACCGCGACTCGGCGATCATCATGAACGATTTCTTCGCCGGCCTGGCCGAGGGAAAGAGCAAAGCGGAAGCCCTCCGCAGCGCCCAGCTGAAACGAATCGAAAGCCGTCGCGAACGTTACGGCACGGCGCACCCATTCTACTGGGCCGCGTGGACGCTGACGGGGAGCTAG
- a CDS encoding C1 family peptidase, translated as MNVKFLNQPGRGDAMVRGNTFGSTFELFANEQNVIPRSQWDQLLAEHDYALAERYVARIKRQTIGSCASHSSTSCLEYLRNKAVGAGNCVLLSPLSVFKFVGSRSGGSTLDANMRQISQVGVLPLDTPENRAAYGDHVWPENQWSGTLPSGWEETAARFRFTEWNEIGSFDELFSALLQWKPVYYGRAGHAIYAVRPMKRNGQYVLKYANSWGTWGDDGYGYDTERYVSGSIRSYGCYAPRASLLLPEDALV; from the coding sequence ATGAACGTGAAATTCCTCAACCAACCAGGCCGCGGCGATGCGATGGTGCGTGGCAACACGTTTGGCTCGACCTTCGAGCTCTTCGCCAACGAGCAAAACGTCATCCCCCGCAGCCAGTGGGACCAACTACTGGCCGAGCACGACTACGCACTGGCCGAGCGCTACGTGGCCCGCATCAAGCGGCAAACGATCGGTTCGTGCGCATCGCATTCGTCAACCAGCTGTTTGGAGTACCTGCGCAACAAAGCGGTCGGGGCAGGCAACTGTGTACTCCTTTCACCGCTGAGCGTGTTCAAGTTCGTGGGCTCGCGTAGTGGCGGCTCGACGTTGGACGCGAACATGCGGCAGATCAGCCAGGTAGGCGTTCTTCCCCTGGATACCCCAGAGAACCGCGCGGCGTACGGCGATCATGTCTGGCCCGAGAACCAATGGAGCGGCACGTTGCCCAGCGGCTGGGAAGAAACGGCCGCCAGGTTTCGCTTCACTGAATGGAACGAGATCGGTTCATTCGACGAACTTTTCTCGGCACTGCTGCAGTGGAAACCGGTCTATTACGGCCGGGCAGGGCACGCGATCTATGCCGTGCGTCCCATGAAACGAAACGGCCAGTACGTCTTGAAGTATGCCAACAGCTGGGGCACCTGGGGAGACGACGGCTACGGCTACGACACCGAGCGTTACGTCAGCGGCTCGATTCGCTCGTACGGCTGCTACGCCCCGCGCGCGAGTCTACTTCTACCCGAAGACGCGCTTGTTTGA
- a CDS encoding phage portal protein: MTHASNHSTDYVHEANQLRARLETHFLRQELALVENASQSPPRVIQESFPDPAPVRQGFAELPFGSAGPVMPDIASDRADGDLRPVFGTEWQLAELRGAARWLAHSSYGTGIVDGLTSYIVRTGFDYQTTAIRGQNTPRQLVAEVQRIVRALLDDNQWQLDFEQQLCAAQHVDGEIILALEEDAGQVRVRRAEPAWLTEPADKAYLERRIEAASPLNWKYGIATDMHDATRVRGYFIQWNADSNAWRFYSSGRVVHIKSNTPRHVKRGLTDFYPVVSELADAVALNHRMSKGAAIQASIAMIIEAAHGSGVGLGIGDPTHIGASLARPNGSGQQLSASGRYASERRSDWHEGMVIDTKGKKFQAGPMGGAQSDGFVKVLQAGLRSVGVRWNMPEHLISGDASNNNYASILEAGSPFVCRIEAEQEKLCKAYERMLWSVLRIHFETGRLNLRRYGLTWSDLRRCVNLIVTGTSPVIGQRRDSFEVDAQLYDRGLMSADTLAAKYDLDPEEEREKRERAHPVPSPLGGES, translated from the coding sequence ATGACACACGCAAGCAATCATTCAACCGACTACGTGCACGAGGCCAATCAGCTTCGGGCACGTCTGGAGACGCATTTTTTGCGTCAGGAATTAGCGCTGGTCGAGAACGCTTCGCAGTCTCCGCCGCGCGTCATCCAGGAATCGTTTCCTGACCCTGCACCGGTGCGGCAAGGGTTTGCCGAGCTTCCCTTCGGAAGCGCCGGCCCGGTGATGCCGGACATTGCGTCCGACCGCGCCGATGGCGATTTGCGGCCGGTCTTTGGTACCGAGTGGCAACTGGCCGAACTGCGTGGGGCGGCTCGCTGGCTGGCCCACAGTTCGTATGGCACCGGCATTGTCGACGGGCTGACCAGCTACATCGTGCGGACCGGTTTCGACTACCAGACCACGGCCATTCGCGGCCAGAACACGCCGCGGCAATTGGTGGCCGAGGTGCAACGGATCGTCCGCGCCCTGCTGGACGACAACCAGTGGCAGCTCGATTTCGAGCAGCAACTGTGCGCGGCTCAGCATGTCGACGGCGAGATCATTCTGGCACTCGAAGAAGACGCCGGCCAGGTGCGCGTCCGCCGGGCCGAACCGGCCTGGCTCACCGAACCGGCCGACAAAGCATACCTCGAGCGCCGTATCGAAGCCGCCTCGCCACTCAACTGGAAGTACGGCATCGCGACCGACATGCATGACGCAACACGCGTGCGTGGCTACTTCATTCAGTGGAATGCAGACTCGAATGCGTGGCGGTTCTACTCGTCGGGCCGGGTAGTGCATATCAAAAGCAACACCCCGCGGCACGTGAAGCGAGGGCTGACCGACTTTTACCCGGTCGTGTCTGAACTGGCCGATGCCGTCGCGCTCAACCACCGCATGAGCAAAGGAGCCGCGATCCAGGCCTCGATCGCCATGATCATCGAAGCCGCACACGGCTCCGGCGTTGGCCTGGGCATTGGAGATCCGACGCACATTGGCGCAAGTTTGGCACGCCCCAACGGCAGCGGTCAGCAGCTTTCTGCCAGCGGCCGCTATGCCAGCGAACGCCGCAGCGATTGGCACGAAGGGATGGTGATCGACACCAAGGGCAAAAAGTTCCAGGCCGGGCCGATGGGTGGTGCTCAGTCGGATGGCTTCGTCAAAGTGCTGCAAGCCGGGCTTCGCTCGGTGGGAGTTCGCTGGAACATGCCGGAGCATTTGATTTCGGGCGACGCGTCGAACAACAACTACGCGTCGATCCTCGAAGCAGGCAGTCCGTTCGTGTGCCGCATAGAAGCCGAACAGGAAAAGCTGTGCAAAGCGTACGAGCGGATGCTGTGGAGCGTGCTGCGAATCCACTTCGAGACGGGCCGCTTGAACCTGCGTCGATACGGCCTGACGTGGAGTGACCTGCGCAGGTGCGTGAACCTGATCGTCACCGGCACCAGCCCCGTGATCGGCCAGCGCCGCGATTCGTTTGAGGTCGACGCCCAACTCTATGACCGAGGACTCATGTCCGCCGACACGCTCGCCGCGAAGTACGACCTTGATCCCGAAGAGGAACGCGAGAAACGGGAGCGAGCACATCCTGTCCCCTCGCCCCTCGGGGGAGAGAGTTAG
- a CDS encoding helix-turn-helix domain-containing protein, protein MNTRTLEHAKVMRIERLLREGFSMRKVARVVGASFNTIARYKRLLLDEEKH, encoded by the coding sequence TTGAATACACGCACACTCGAACACGCCAAAGTCATGCGCATCGAGCGGCTGCTCCGCGAAGGCTTTTCGATGCGGAAAGTTGCCCGGGTCGTGGGAGCCAGCTTCAATACAATCGCGCGTTACAAACGTTTGCTGCTCGACGAAGAAAAGCACTAG
- a CDS encoding RNA recognition motif domain-containing protein, producing the protein MGKKLYCGNLSYDVSSSDLEQMFGQYGMVESAQVITDRDTGRSKGFAFIEMNSDAEAQAAIDGLNESMQGGRALTVNEAKPRENRSGGGGGRGYGGGGGGGGRGYGGGGGRRY; encoded by the coding sequence TTGGGTAAAAAACTGTATTGCGGTAATCTTAGTTACGATGTCAGTAGTTCCGACCTGGAACAAATGTTCGGCCAATATGGCATGGTCGAAAGCGCACAGGTCATCACCGATCGCGACACCGGACGTAGTAAGGGCTTCGCATTCATCGAAATGAATTCGGACGCCGAAGCACAAGCGGCGATCGATGGCCTGAACGAATCGATGCAGGGCGGACGTGCCCTGACCGTCAACGAAGCGAAGCCTCGCGAAAACCGCAGTGGCGGTGGCGGTGGACGCGGCTACGGTGGTGGTGGCGGCGGAGGTGGCCGTGGTTATGGCGGTGGTGGCGGTCGACGCTACTAA
- a CDS encoding phage tail tube protein has product MQAMGHATQLGLGPQHATSLATRQFEFQSCTLNRHQNLIRASGIRGQRAPLGDYTQQGTSSVSGSILLLPRPDDLDFLLPYILGGAEAADVFDLAESLPELLATVDKDVLVETYRGLKVAQAVFRSKQGQPLTLELQLEGKTKDSSAAAGTFPSIGTTLSEKLPYVHHHATWTFDETDIEINDLVLTIDNGLELDHYNNSQSRTRIPEGEQTITLAFTTPHNADFDDHLREIAAAGVSAAELVFDNGTDSLTIDFGLLLKPETPVDIRGKKSIRPQVTLQAYGDKANARPMIKFTNTNA; this is encoded by the coding sequence ATGCAAGCGATGGGACATGCCACTCAGCTAGGTCTGGGACCGCAACATGCAACCAGCCTCGCCACGCGGCAATTTGAATTTCAATCGTGCACACTCAACCGCCATCAGAACCTCATCCGCGCCAGTGGCATCCGCGGGCAGCGCGCGCCGTTGGGTGACTACACGCAGCAGGGAACCTCCTCGGTCAGCGGCAGCATTCTTCTTTTGCCACGCCCCGACGATCTCGACTTCCTTTTGCCGTACATCCTGGGCGGAGCGGAAGCGGCCGACGTGTTCGACCTGGCCGAGTCGCTTCCAGAGCTGCTTGCCACGGTCGACAAAGACGTGCTCGTCGAGACGTACCGAGGGCTCAAAGTCGCCCAGGCCGTCTTTCGCAGCAAGCAGGGCCAGCCCCTTACCTTGGAACTGCAGCTCGAAGGGAAAACGAAAGACAGTTCAGCCGCCGCCGGGACGTTTCCTTCGATCGGCACCACCCTCTCGGAGAAGCTGCCCTACGTGCACCATCACGCGACTTGGACGTTCGATGAAACGGATATCGAAATCAACGACCTGGTGCTGACGATCGATAACGGCCTGGAACTCGACCACTACAACAACAGCCAATCGCGAACGCGTATTCCCGAAGGGGAACAAACGATCACGCTGGCCTTCACTACGCCGCACAACGCCGACTTCGATGATCACCTCCGCGAGATCGCCGCCGCTGGGGTGAGCGCCGCGGAGCTTGTTTTCGACAACGGTACCGACAGCCTGACGATCGACTTTGGCCTGCTGCTCAAGCCAGAAACCCCGGTCGATATTCGCGGCAAAAAATCGATCCGCCCGCAAGTGACGCTGCAAGCGTACGGGGACAAGGCGAATGCCCGCCCAATGATCAAGTTCACCAACACGAACGCGTAA
- a CDS encoding phage major capsid protein — MLSLNGLLNWQTFGREYAAAERDRRRNARRQGVHESHTTNRAERDLCTAIIKGEVTESQYSIRRAFCALVSNGHEIVHSWDGSMPGRPTGVNLVRESINTSAFANINQTFMHKKLMDHFTRPEMIARHLVTIEPTGDKWERLPGVGQLGDGAQQVHEGDSYPRVSLSEDWIETQPTEKRGFIVEVTKEAIYFDKTGEVLRMADHGSEWLAVNWEKRILDTVFGLVDRYHRKGRGIQATYGNNSGDHNWNNLQVNPLVDYESIEAADLLFEDMVDPDTGEPIIVGTRQLVVPGALYHTALSIVNATQVQQHSQPITDVGYQASRSYDNPYRGMLAPITSPYVRARTSSSSSWFYGDFQKAFKYMQNWAPETVTAPAGNEDDFERDVAFKAKSSEMGQVAVVEPRCVQKNTAA; from the coding sequence ATGCTATCACTCAACGGACTTTTAAACTGGCAGACCTTCGGCCGCGAGTACGCCGCTGCCGAGCGCGACCGCAGGCGGAACGCGCGGCGACAAGGCGTCCACGAATCCCACACAACCAACCGTGCCGAACGCGACCTCTGCACGGCGATCATCAAGGGGGAGGTCACCGAGTCGCAGTATTCGATTCGCCGCGCCTTCTGTGCGTTGGTATCCAATGGACACGAGATCGTCCATAGTTGGGACGGCTCGATGCCCGGACGTCCAACCGGCGTAAACCTGGTTCGCGAAAGCATCAACACCAGCGCGTTCGCTAACATCAACCAGACCTTCATGCACAAGAAGCTGATGGATCACTTCACGCGGCCAGAGATGATCGCGCGGCACCTGGTGACCATCGAGCCGACCGGCGACAAGTGGGAACGCCTGCCAGGCGTCGGCCAGTTGGGTGACGGTGCTCAGCAAGTTCACGAAGGGGACAGCTACCCCCGCGTGAGCTTGAGTGAAGACTGGATCGAAACGCAACCGACCGAGAAGCGCGGCTTCATCGTTGAGGTCACCAAAGAGGCGATCTACTTCGACAAGACCGGCGAAGTCCTACGCATGGCCGACCACGGCAGCGAGTGGCTGGCGGTCAACTGGGAGAAACGCATTCTCGATACGGTCTTCGGCCTGGTCGATCGCTATCACCGCAAGGGACGCGGCATTCAAGCGACCTACGGCAACAACAGCGGCGATCACAACTGGAACAATCTGCAGGTCAACCCGCTAGTCGATTACGAGTCGATCGAGGCCGCCGATCTGTTGTTCGAGGACATGGTCGATCCCGACACGGGTGAACCGATCATCGTCGGCACGCGGCAACTGGTCGTGCCAGGGGCGCTGTATCACACGGCGTTGTCGATCGTCAACGCGACTCAGGTGCAGCAGCACAGCCAGCCAATCACCGACGTTGGCTACCAGGCCAGCCGCAGCTACGACAACCCATACCGCGGCATGCTCGCGCCGATCACCAGCCCGTACGTGAGGGCCCGCACGTCATCCAGCAGCAGTTGGTTCTACGGCGACTTCCAGAAAGCGTTCAAGTACATGCAGAACTGGGCCCCCGAAACGGTCACCGCTCCGGCTGGCAACGAAGATGACTTCGAGCGTGACGTCGCCTTCAAAGCCAAGAGCAGCGAAATGGGCCAGGTCGCCGTCGTCGAGCCCCGCTGCGTGCAGAAGAACACGGCTGCGTAA
- a CDS encoding terminase large subunit domain-containing protein, with protein sequence MPKLTERMKKIQDNAIRDREIRLPKPLPHQRQLLLDPHRHKTAVCGRRWGKTGAGLPACVRGHGHPHPKHPQHLKGALNGGNIWWVAPTFVITQKIERDLVKCFQNSGFDYYKTDRRIELCTGGSITLKTAASPASLRGDGLDGIVYDEAAFGTESSWKEALRPAIADKKGWSLFLTSPNGPNWVKDRFDLALADPANYRSWQCPSSQNPLMTPEEMEATRLDIGDRAYQQEILAQFLDTEGAEFAGYYFQMPGFWFDEWPAEDEMLLRVLALDPSKGKSDKSDYTALVDCRLTRTGHVFVDAWLERLDLSRIAQRTVEVAAAAGPQGLVIESNQFQELLVIMIQPLARARGIDLRIYPCNNAENKTARIRSGLTPYLSRGELHFRNHSRGAKLLVQQLQQFPCGQHDDGPDALELGLRLLSHIVNGGGPTL encoded by the coding sequence ATGCCCAAGCTGACCGAGCGAATGAAGAAGATTCAGGACAACGCCATCCGGGACCGGGAGATCCGTCTGCCTAAACCGCTGCCCCATCAGCGGCAGCTGTTGCTCGATCCGCATCGCCACAAAACGGCCGTCTGCGGACGCCGCTGGGGGAAGACCGGCGCGGGGCTGCCGGCCTGTGTCCGGGGGCACGGCCATCCCCACCCCAAGCACCCACAGCACCTTAAAGGAGCACTCAACGGAGGCAACATCTGGTGGGTCGCCCCGACGTTTGTCATCACGCAGAAGATCGAACGCGACCTGGTCAAGTGCTTCCAGAACTCCGGCTTCGATTACTACAAAACCGATCGCCGCATTGAACTGTGCACCGGTGGCAGCATCACGTTGAAAACGGCCGCCTCGCCGGCCAGCCTGCGCGGCGACGGACTCGACGGCATCGTCTATGACGAAGCCGCGTTCGGCACGGAAAGCTCCTGGAAGGAAGCCCTCCGTCCAGCGATCGCCGACAAAAAAGGTTGGTCACTCTTTCTCACTTCTCCCAACGGACCGAACTGGGTAAAAGACCGCTTCGACCTGGCGCTGGCCGACCCGGCCAACTATCGCTCGTGGCAGTGTCCCTCGTCGCAAAATCCATTGATGACGCCCGAGGAGATGGAAGCCACGCGGCTCGACATCGGCGACCGGGCCTACCAGCAGGAAATCCTCGCGCAGTTCCTTGATACCGAAGGGGCGGAGTTCGCCGGGTATTACTTCCAGATGCCAGGCTTCTGGTTTGATGAGTGGCCGGCCGAAGACGAAATGCTCCTCCGCGTGCTGGCCCTCGATCCCTCGAAGGGAAAGAGCGATAAGTCGGACTACACCGCGCTTGTCGATTGCCGCCTGACCCGCACGGGACATGTCTTTGTCGACGCATGGCTCGAACGTCTCGACCTCAGCCGGATTGCCCAGCGCACGGTCGAAGTCGCGGCCGCCGCCGGGCCGCAAGGGCTGGTGATTGAATCGAACCAGTTTCAAGAGCTGCTCGTGATCATGATTCAGCCGCTGGCCCGCGCACGTGGGATCGACCTGAGGATCTATCCGTGTAACAACGCGGAAAACAAAACGGCTCGCATTCGCAGCGGTCTGACGCCGTACCTATCGCGCGGCGAACTTCACTTCCGAAACCACAGCCGCGGCGCCAAATTGCTGGTCCAGCAGTTGCAACAGTTCCCATGTGGCCAGCACGACGACGGCCCGGACGCTTTAGAACTTGGCTTGCGGCTACTGTCTCACATCGTCAACGGAGGAGGTCCCACGCTTTGA
- a CDS encoding thioredoxin family protein has translation MHRIAFNTLLLTCILSGSTWLCVNRTDANRPIPLPETNAPVSIPAKRQPIIYFFTRSDCVYCRPMRQLANQLHREGHTVYVVDESRQDLVRQYGVTAYPTFLVVNDRTIVRRVIGLTTKERVLGQR, from the coding sequence ATGCATCGCATCGCTTTCAATACGTTACTACTGACGTGCATTCTCTCGGGAAGCACCTGGCTCTGCGTCAACCGGACCGATGCCAATCGACCAATCCCATTGCCGGAAACAAACGCACCCGTTTCCATACCGGCTAAACGGCAACCGATCATTTACTTCTTCACGCGTTCCGACTGCGTCTACTGTCGGCCGATGCGCCAGCTAGCCAATCAACTGCATCGGGAAGGGCACACGGTCTACGTGGTGGATGAGTCACGACAAGATCTCGTCCGCCAGTACGGCGTAACAGCCTACCCGACGTTTCTCGTCGTGAACGATCGCACCATCGTTCGCCGCGTGATTGGCTTAACGACGAAGGAGCGTGTCCTTGGCCAGCGATAA